Below is a window of Rhodoglobus vestalii DNA.
TTCACTGCCTACGTTGACCTTGATCTGTCAGCTCTGGCTGCCGTGCGCAAAACCACGCTCGGCGGAGCAAGTTGGACCGCGCTCTTCGTGCGGGCCCAGGCGATCGCTCTGGCAGAGAACGGTGCGCTGAACGGCACGTGGGCGGATGACTCAGTCGTCGCCAATGAGCACATCGGAATCGCGTTGGCGATTGACTCACCGTCGGGGCTCATTGCTCCGGTGTTGACCAACTCGCACGAGGGCTCACTGGCTGACCTCGTCGCGGAAATTGCGACAATTGTGGAGGAGACGCGAAACGGCACACTGCCACCCGCACGCCTCGGCGGCGGAACAAGCGTATTCTCGAACTTGGGAGGATTCGGAGTGGAATCATTCAATGCGCTACTCACGCCACCGCAGTCAACCGCTTTGTCGTCTGGTGCCGTCAAGCCACGCATGCGCGTGTTCGATGACGGGACCTTCGGCGTGCGGTTGAGTTGCACGATCGGCCTAACCGTCGATCATCGTGTTGCTGATGGTGCGGATGCCGCACGCATGCTTGCGACCATCACGAACCTTGTCGCGACTCCGGAGCGTTTGCTTTAGAGCCGCAACCCGCTTGCGGGTTCTTCCGCCAGCCGCGCTCTGCTCGGGCGCTGTCCACCACGTTTCGAAACAGGTACACCATGCCAGAACGCACAGCAACAATTGTTTCTTCCTCGGGGCTTCACGCTCGCCCCGCCGCACTGTTCACGCAGGCGGTTGCCAAGAGTGGCTTAACGATCACGGTTGCCAAGGGTGAGAAGGCTGTCAATGCGGCCAGCATCCTCTCCGTCATCTCCTTGGGTGTCTCCCAGGGCGAATCAGTGACGCTCGCGTCAGACGACGAGGGTGCAGACGCTGTGCTTGATGAACTCGTGGAGCTTCTCGCAACAGTCGAATAGTCCGAATCGTGCGGCCCCTGATCGCGTTAACACCGCGCACACTGCGGGGCGTTAACGCGAAACCGCAGAAGCCCCACTCCATTCAGAGGGAGAGGGGCTTCTGGTTTAAACGTCAGGCAGTCATGCCTTGGTTGTTCCTTCGTTGGCGGCACGTTCGGCTGCAGCAATTTCGGTGACGGCTTGCACTTCAGCGACGTCAGCGGGGGCGGCTTCGGTAGAGGTCTCCACTGCGGCACCATTCTCCGCCTGCGTCCGCACAATGTCGCGCTTCTTTTCGATGCGACTCACCCAGAAGGCGAAGCCGAGAGCCATTACGGCGAGTACGCCAATGGTCCAACCGCCAAGGTTGGCAACTCCGAAGAACAAGCCAGTGAGCGGGTTGGCGCCATCAACAAGCGAGGAGATGAGCTGTGAGCCCTGTGTGTCGGTGAAACCAGATGCTTCGGCGATTGCGGTGAACTGCGGTGCCGTTGCGGTGGCAATGAACAGGCCGAGGCCGATCACGATTGCCCCACCGATGACGGAGCGCACGATGTTTCCGCGGAAGATCGGAACCATCATGGCCACGATGAACGGCAGAGTTGCGAGGTCCACGAGTGGCAGCACCTGGTTGCCGACCGGAGCAAGCGCGATTGCGATCAGAACGGTCACCGGAACCAATACGAGCGACGTAGCAAGCACTGCAGGCTGTCCGACGGCGATTGCGGTGTCGAGACCGATGTAGAACTTGCGGCCGGGGAAGCGCTTCTGCACGAACTCACGGGCTGAATCCGAGATCGGAATAAGGCCTTCCATAAGGATCGAAACCATGCGCGGCAGCAGCAGCAGCACGGCCGCGAGGCTGATAGCGAGAACCAAGATCGCGATGGAGTCACCGCGCGGGTCGTCGAAACCGAAGCCGGCGAGGCCGATGATGATACCCAGCACGAGTCCGAGAATCATCGATTCACCAAATACTCCGAAGCGTTTCTCGATGGACTGCGGGTCGGCCTTCAGGTTGCGGAAACCGGGGATGCGGTCGAAGACCCAGTTGAAAGGTATCGCGAACAGGATGTACGGGGCGCTTGTACCGTGGGGGAACGAGATGTCGGGGAAGTTGAAGTACTTCTGAATCAACGGTGCGGAGAGGTCGGCAAGAGCCAACACGATCACCATGTGCACGGCGGCTGCGCCGATACCGATCCAGAAGTTTTCGGTGACAGCACCAACCAGTGCTCCGACGAGTGCAAAGTGCCAGAAGTTCCAGAGGTCAATGTTGAATGTTCGGGTGAGTCCCGACCAGAGCAGCAACATGTTCACGAGAATGCCAACGGGGATGATCACCGCCCCGATGGTGGAGCCGAACGCAATTGCCGCGCTCGCTGGCCACCCGACATCCAGAATAGTGAGATTCACGCCGAGGTTGACGGCGAGAGCTTGAGCGGCGGGCCCGACGGTGGAGGCCATGAGACCGATCACGAGGTTGATTCCGATGAAGCCAATACCGATCAGCACTCCGGCACGGAGCGCTTGACTGAACTTTTGACCAAGAATCATGCCGAAAATCGTGATGAGGATCGGCAGGGTGACGGCGGCTCCGAGAGCTGTGAGGTAGCTAGTGATATTTGTCAGAATGTCTTCGATGATGTTCAACGGTGAACGTCCAATTCTCTCAGTGAATCGCGGTTGTTTACTGGTTTATTCGAACTGTTTTTCGATTTCGGCGTATACCTTGTCGAGGCCCATTCCCGTGAGGAAGGGGAGGCCGGCAATGACGGGGATGCCGACGGAATCGGGCACTTGGGTGGTGGCCACGATAAAGTCTGCGTTGAGGTTGCCGCGCAGAGTGTCGGCTACTTTGCCCTGTGTGATCGTTGCGTCGAGGCCTTTGGAGGCACAAAACTCGCGAATTTTTGTTACGACCACAGTCGATGTTGCTACTCCGGTGCCGCAGATCACGAGGATGCGCTGTGAGGCCATTTTGGATACTCCTATGTATTCGCCTAGCAATGTTTGTGTCACAATTATGCACCTTTGGTGTACAAATGTGTAGAAGAGTTTTGTTTTTTACTATCACCCGTAACGGGTACCGATGAGGATGAACGATCATGGCGGTTCCCATTCAGGAAGCAAACACCGTCGTCCCGCGCGCCGACCTCAGTTTCGTCGGACTTGAGGCGTCAACGAGTGCTGAGGTGCTGTCGGCGTTTGCGGCTCAAGCGCTCGCAGTGGGCGCGGTACACCCCAGTTTTGAGGCTGCGCTGCTAGAGCGTGAACGTGCATTCCCCACTGGCCTGCCGACGATCATCCCGGTCGCAATTCCCCACGCAGACGTCGAGCACGTAATCGAATCCGGGCTCGGCATCGCGACACTTGCACACCCTGTCGCGTTTGGCGAAATGGGGGGAACCGGCTCTCTTGTGCACGCCAGGGTCGCTGTTCTCATTCTGGTTACCGAGCCGCACGCCCAGACGGAGATGCTCACTCAACTCATCTCGGTATTCCAGCTTGATAATTGGCATGAGTCGTTGAGTTCCGCAGCAACTCCAGAGGAACTCGCCTCAATATTCACGGCGCTCCTGGCATCCACTCGCCGGTAACGCGCGCACGCGACGTCGCTGCTCGCCTCGGTACCAGGACTAGTTAAGCAATGAGAGCGCAAGGTCGGAGTCGACTACGAGCACGTCGAATAGTCCGCCTGTGAGGGCCGCGTGGGTTCCCTCCATTTTGTGTGCGCCAGCAGCAATTCCCACCACGGTGGGAATTTTGCCAAGCTCTTCAAGGTCGATCGCGATCACTCGATCGTTGACGGTGGATTCGACCGTTTTTCCGTTGCGATCAAAGAAGCGTGTGCAGCAGTCACCAACGGCTCCGGATGCTGTGAACTCCGCTTGCTCTGAGCGACTCAGTTTCATCGACTCGATGATGGCGCCCGAGGCGCCCCTGCCCACGTTTCCGACCCCGACAATCGCGATCTTGGCGCGCCGAGACGCGTCAAGTACCCCCGTGATCGATGACTCACCCAGAAATGCTTCACGCGATTCACGCGACTCGACTACCGCGGGGGCGTAGAGGCGCCGGTGCTGCGCACCGAGCTTGGTTGCGAGCAATCGCACGAGCACATTGCCATCACGGGCCGAATCGACGATGGAAAGCCCGCCAACAAGCGGAAGTACTTCGATGTTCTCGTGCGAGGCATCATCCGGAATCTCATCAACTACCGCCTGAACGCTCGACCCCCACGACAGAGCAACGCCGCCTTCTCGCGGAAGATTGTCGAGCAGCCACTGGGCGCCAAGCGCACCAACCCGTGACAGCTGATTGTCTGAGCCGGTGCTGGGGGCCACGCGGCATTCCCGCAGCCCGTAGCGAGCCACGAGCTGAGACTCGAGGTCCCGTGCACGACCGAAGGGATCGTTGATGCGAATATCGACGATGCCGTTCTTGCGTGCGTCAGCAAGAACGCGGGATACATTGGAGCGAGAGACGCCAATTTCTTCGGCGACCTCAGCCTGTGATTTGCCCTCGAGATAATAGAGGGTCGCGGCTTTCACAAGCATGGCTTGATTGCGTGGACTGGGTATGGGTCCATCCCTCTCGTCTGCGTCACTGCTGATTTGCACTCATTCTACTGTCGCATACACACTCGTGCGCCTCAGTTTCCACGAAATGTTCATGCGCAGGTCGCTAAACTTTGTCCGTGACTATTCGCCTGTATGACACTCGGAGTGCCCGCCTCGTCGACCTCGAACCCCGTGAACCTGGCAAAGTGGGAATGTACGTCTGCGGGCCCACCGTGCAGGCCGCGCCGCACATCGGGCACCTACGTTCCGCTCTTGTCTACGACATCTGGCGTCGTTGGCTGACCTACCGCGGGCTCGAAGTTACTTTGATCCGCAATGTCACCGACATCGACGACAAAATTTTGAACCAGGCAGTGGATGCCCGAGCGGCGGGTTCCACCGAACAGTGGTGGGCACTGGCCTACCGCAGTGAACTCGAGTTCACCGCTGGCTACACCGCGCTCGGCATCCTGCCCCCCACCTACGAGCCACGCGCCACCGCCAACATTTCTGAGATGCGCGACCTGATTGCGAAACTCATCGAGCGCGGTCATGCCTACGCGGCAGCGGATGAATCGGGTGACGTCTACTTCGACACCCGGTCGTGGCCTGCATATGGTGAGCTCACCAACCAGAAGCGTGACGACATGGTCGCCGCGCCAGATACTGACCCCCGCGCCAAGCGCGATCCCCGCGACTTCGCTCTGTGGAAGGGGAGCAAGCCGACCGAGCCCGAGTCAGCGTCGTGGGCTTCCCCGTGGGGTAACGGTCGTCCCGGCTGGCACATCGAGTGCTCGGCAATGTCTCGCCGCTATTTGGGTGGTGCGTTTGACATCCACGGCGGTGGCCTCGATTTGCGGTTCCCGCACCACGAAAATGAACTGGCACAGTCGCGTGCTCTCGGTGACGAGTTTGCTCAGCACTGGGTACACAACGGCATGGTCAATGTGAATGGCCAGAAGATGTCGAAGTCGCTCGGCAACTCTGTCTTCGCGCGCGATCTGCTCGATGCGGCCAGGCCGATCGTGGTGCGCTACCTGCTGGGGGCTGCCCACTACCGTTCCACTATTGACTACACCGATGGTTCGCTCGACGAGGCGGAGGCGGCATTCGAACGCCTTGAGGTGTTCATTGAGCGGGCCGCACGTCGACTGCGCGACACCCGCTTCGATGTTGACAACACCAACGAGGTTCCCGAAGCATTTGGTGAAGCGATGGATGACGACCTTGCGGTCCCGCAGGCGCTCGCCGTAGTTCACGATACAATTCGTGCAGGCAATGCCGCCCTTGATGATGGGGATCTCGCGGCAGTCGCCACCGCGCGATCGCAAGTCGTCGCGATGGCACAAGTTTTGGGTATCAACCCACTCGATTCGAGGTGGGACTCTGAGCCCTCAGAACCAGCGGTTGCTGCACTTTCTGCACTGGTTGAGAAGCTCATCGAAGATCGCAACACAGCCCGCTCAGCAAAGGACTTTGCTGTGGCGGACCGAATCCGTGATGAACTATCAGCGGCGGGCATCACTGTAGAAGATGACCCGACCGGATCGCATTGGAGCTTGCCGTGAATAAACGGCGCTTCCGACAGGAGCAACACTCGTGAAAAATCCCGCTAATAAACCCCGCGCAGGGGCGGTACGCAAGGGCCGCAAAGGCCCCCAGGTTGGCTCGGGAGGCCAGGGACGTCAAGCTCTCGAAGGTCGCAAGCCCACCCCCAAAGCTGAGGATCGTCCCTACCACCCCGCAGGCAAGCGCAAAGCCGCTGCGGACCGCTACGAAGCTGCCGGCGGTCGCCGCAGCGGCGGAAAGGCCACCGACGGACCACAGCGTTCCACCCGTCCCACCCAGTCGCGGGTCGCAAAGTCTGCTGATGAGTCTGAGATGGTCACCGGCCGCAACTCTGTGCTCGAAGCGCTGCGCGCCAAGATTCCCGCTCACACCCTTTATATGGCGGCGCGCATCGAATTCGATGATCGCGTTAAGGAAATCCTGAAGCTCGCCAACGCTCGAAACATTGCGGTGCTTGAGGTCATGCGTCCAGAACTCGACCGCCTTGCCGGTTTTGACTCTGTGCACCAGGGCGTCGCCCTCAAGGTGCCGCCGTATGAGTACGCGCACCCCATGGAGCTGCTCGACAAGGTTGAGGCGCGCGGCCAAGTTCCCCTGCTCGTTGCCCTAGACGGCATTACGGACCCGCGCAACCTCGGCGCCATCGTGCGATCGGTCGCCGCGTTTGGTGGCCAGGGAGTC
It encodes the following:
- a CDS encoding HPr family phosphocarrier protein, with translation MPERTATIVSSSGLHARPAALFTQAVAKSGLTITVAKGEKAVNAASILSVISLGVSQGESVTLASDDEGADAVLDELVELLATVE
- a CDS encoding PTS galactitol transporter subunit IIC — encoded protein: MNIIEDILTNITSYLTALGAAVTLPILITIFGMILGQKFSQALRAGVLIGIGFIGINLVIGLMASTVGPAAQALAVNLGVNLTILDVGWPASAAIAFGSTIGAVIIPVGILVNMLLLWSGLTRTFNIDLWNFWHFALVGALVGAVTENFWIGIGAAAVHMVIVLALADLSAPLIQKYFNFPDISFPHGTSAPYILFAIPFNWVFDRIPGFRNLKADPQSIEKRFGVFGESMILGLVLGIIIGLAGFGFDDPRGDSIAILVLAISLAAVLLLLPRMVSILMEGLIPISDSAREFVQKRFPGRKFYIGLDTAIAVGQPAVLATSLVLVPVTVLIAIALAPVGNQVLPLVDLATLPFIVAMMVPIFRGNIVRSVIGGAIVIGLGLFIATATAPQFTAIAEASGFTDTQGSQLISSLVDGANPLTGLFFGVANLGGWTIGVLAVMALGFAFWVSRIEKKRDIVRTQAENGAAVETSTEAAPADVAEVQAVTEIAAAERAANEGTTKA
- a CDS encoding PTS sugar transporter subunit IIB encodes the protein MASQRILVICGTGVATSTVVVTKIREFCASKGLDATITQGKVADTLRGNLNADFIVATTQVPDSVGIPVIAGLPFLTGMGLDKVYAEIEKQFE
- a CDS encoding PTS sugar transporter subunit IIA, translated to MAVPIQEANTVVPRADLSFVGLEASTSAEVLSAFAAQALAVGAVHPSFEAALLERERAFPTGLPTIIPVAIPHADVEHVIESGLGIATLAHPVAFGEMGGTGSLVHARVAVLILVTEPHAQTEMLTQLISVFQLDNWHESLSSAATPEELASIFTALLASTRR
- a CDS encoding sugar-binding transcriptional regulator, encoding MLVKAATLYYLEGKSQAEVAEEIGVSRSNVSRVLADARKNGIVDIRINDPFGRARDLESQLVARYGLRECRVAPSTGSDNQLSRVGALGAQWLLDNLPREGGVALSWGSSVQAVVDEIPDDASHENIEVLPLVGGLSIVDSARDGNVLVRLLATKLGAQHRRLYAPAVVESRESREAFLGESSITGVLDASRRAKIAIVGVGNVGRGASGAIIESMKLSRSEQAEFTASGAVGDCCTRFFDRNGKTVESTVNDRVIAIDLEELGKIPTVVGIAAGAHKMEGTHAALTGGLFDVLVVDSDLALSLLN
- the cysS gene encoding cysteine--tRNA ligase gives rise to the protein MTIRLYDTRSARLVDLEPREPGKVGMYVCGPTVQAAPHIGHLRSALVYDIWRRWLTYRGLEVTLIRNVTDIDDKILNQAVDARAAGSTEQWWALAYRSELEFTAGYTALGILPPTYEPRATANISEMRDLIAKLIERGHAYAAADESGDVYFDTRSWPAYGELTNQKRDDMVAAPDTDPRAKRDPRDFALWKGSKPTEPESASWASPWGNGRPGWHIECSAMSRRYLGGAFDIHGGGLDLRFPHHENELAQSRALGDEFAQHWVHNGMVNVNGQKMSKSLGNSVFARDLLDAARPIVVRYLLGAAHYRSTIDYTDGSLDEAEAAFERLEVFIERAARRLRDTRFDVDNTNEVPEAFGEAMDDDLAVPQALAVVHDTIRAGNAALDDGDLAAVATARSQVVAMAQVLGINPLDSRWDSEPSEPAVAALSALVEKLIEDRNTARSAKDFAVADRIRDELSAAGITVEDDPTGSHWSLP
- the rlmB gene encoding 23S rRNA (guanosine(2251)-2'-O)-methyltransferase RlmB produces the protein MKNPANKPRAGAVRKGRKGPQVGSGGQGRQALEGRKPTPKAEDRPYHPAGKRKAAADRYEAAGGRRSGGKATDGPQRSTRPTQSRVAKSADESEMVTGRNSVLEALRAKIPAHTLYMAARIEFDDRVKEILKLANARNIAVLEVMRPELDRLAGFDSVHQGVALKVPPYEYAHPMELLDKVEARGQVPLLVALDGITDPRNLGAIVRSVAAFGGQGVIVPQRRSVGMTASAWKTSAGAAARTPVAMANNLTQMIKEYKKRGVFVLGLDGDGDVSLPSLPLAKEPVLIVVGSEGKGLSRLVTENCDAIVSIPISASTESLNAGIAASVTLYEISRLRSAARKKK